The following is a genomic window from Candidatus Manganitrophaceae bacterium.
GAATGGGTATTTTAATCTTATTGATGTCGAAAAAGAGAATGGGCAACTCCATAAAACCATTGAACAACTCAAAGGCGAAATGCACATGCTCAGAGAACAAGCGGTCTTGGCAGAACGACTTCAGGCTTTCCTAGAATACAAAGACGAATCGCAGGTGGCACTCATTTTATCAACCGTCATCGGCCGGAAGCCGAGCCACTGGGATGAAACAATCATCATCGATAAAGGAACAAATGCGGGTGTCAATAAGGACATGGGCGTTGTAACACCACAAGGCGTTGTCGGAAAGGTGATTAAGGCATGGCCCGCTTATGCCCAGGTTCTCCTGATGACCGACCGCAACAGTGGGATTGCAGCCCTCATCCAGCGTACGCGGGATGAGGGCATTGTCCAGGGGACTGCAGAAGGAGGGGTCCGGTTGAGCTATCTTCCCCAGTTTTCTGAAGCAAAGGTCGGAGATGTGCTGCTCACTTCCGGTCTCGATGGAAGTTTTATAAAAGGGCTTAAGATCGGAGTGATCGAAAGTGTCACTAAAAAAAAAGAGCAACAAATTTTTCTCCAGATCAAAGTCCTGCCTGAAGTCAACCTGGACCGCCTGGAAGAGGTTTTCATCATCAGGCAGGACACAACACCCTTCTCCTCCGATGAACCTCGCTGAATACGAATCACGAGTGAGACCAAAGCTCCTACTTCACGGAATCACTCCATATGATAAAATGGTATGATGGCAGGGGTACAAGTCTCCTTTAAAGACTTGAGCAAAGGCTATTGAAGGTCTAGGAACCTCTGATTAAGTCTGGGTTGAGTTTTTCAGGAGATCTATATGTTTCGATTCAAGGCACAAATCGAAGAGGATGGTTCTCGCGAAGCCATAGCCAACGATTGTTAAGATTTGAAACGCAGAAGCGGGACATAAGTGCCCTGAAAAAAAATTCATGACTTATTCAGAGCTCCCCTAAGCAATGCAGGTATTTGGTTGAAGTGGTTTACCCGTATCATGGTCTTCTTATTTTTTATCCCGGTTCAGACCCTCCTCCTGGAACCACTCAAAATGGGAGGCGTGAAGCCTGATCTTGCCCTCTTGCTCGCATTCATGCATGGATGGGCCTTTGGAGAAATGAATGGTCTTTTCTGGGGTCTGGCGCTGGGAGGGCTTATGGACCTTTTCTCGGTCGGCTTCCTCGGCGTCAATCTTGTCCTGAAGGGGATCATCGGTCTTTTCGCGGGCTTGTTCGGAAAAACCCTCATCAATCTCCCCATCTGGGGGAACGGCCTGATCATTTTCATCCTTTCGCACCTCCACGACTTGATCGGCACCCTCTTCCTGCGCGGTGTCGGGGAGGATGGGTTTACGATGGGGATCCTGAGCCAGATATTTTTGAGGGCGCTTTACAATGGCTTTCTGGCCACTGCGCTGTTCTACGCTTTTTTGAAATTTAAAAACCGTGGAGGGATGTCGAAATATGCAAGCACCTCATCTCCCCCAGGTTGATAACCGGGGCTTTCAGATCCGGATCAGTCTATTCTTTGGCCTCATCGCCTTCGCCCTTTTCCTCCTTCTTCTGAGGGCCTGGTATCTTCAGATCGTTCAAGGAGAATACTACCTGGAGCTGTCTGAGAATAACCGCCTTCGTGTTATTGAAACACCGCCTCCCCGTGGGCGAATTTATGACCGGAACGGATCTGTCCTTGTAAACAATCCCCCCAGCAACAACCTCTATGTGGTCCTGGGCGACATGCCCGCACCGGAAGAGATCATCCCTCGGCTCGCCAAACTCATTGGAATGCCTCCTGATGAGATATCGGACCGATTGAAGAAGAACAAAAGAGATCTCTTCCTCCCGGTCAAAATCAAAGAGGATTTGACAATGAGGGAGGTCGCACAAATCGAAGGACACCGCCTGGACCTTCCCGGGGTCAATATCCAGTCAGAATTCAAGCGGGATGCCGTTTATGGGGCTCTGGCCGCACATCTTATTGGTTATGTCGGAGAAGTGACGCAGAAACAACTTGCCTCCGGAAAATACGAGGATGCAAGGGGGGGAAGCATTATAGGTCAATACGGAGTGGAGCAGACTTATGATGCCATCCTTCGGGGGACCCGGGGACGGAAAAGAATCGAAGTCGATGCCCTTGGATACGAAAGAAGTGTTGTCGAGGTCACCCCCCCTGTCCAGGGGGACGACATTTTTTTAACCCTGGACCTCGATGTTCAGAGGGTGGCCGAAGAAGCACTCGCACAACGTCCGGGGGCTATCGTGGCCATGGACCCACGTAATGGAGAGATCCTGGCCATGGTCAGTCATCCAACCTTTAATCCAAACATGATCTCCAGAGGGATCTCATCGAAGGCATGGAAAGCCCTCCTTGAAGATACCAAACGCCCATTAACCAATCGAGTCATCCATGGTCAATATCCCCCGGCATCCACCTATAAAATTGTGATGGGAGCGGCAATTCTGGAATCGAAGATAGCATCCACGATGGACAAGATCACCTGCAAAGGTTTTATTCGTTTTGCAGGACGCACATACAGAGACTGGAAGTGGAATGGTCACGGACAGGTCGACCTTCATCGCTCCCTCGTTGAGTCTTGTGACGTCTATTATTATGAGATGGGGGCAAAACTCGGGGTCGACACCATTTCCCAGTTTTCTTACACCTTTGGGCTGGGGAGACCCACCGGCATCGAACTTGCCTACGAAAAGGGGGGCTTGATCCCAACCTCTGAGTGGAAGAAACGTGTCTATAAAGAACGCTGGTTCCCCGGGGAAACCCTCTCTATTTCTATCGGACAAGGCTTCGTTCTGACAACACCCATTCAGCTCGCCGCTATGATCAGCGCAATCGCCGCAGATGGCGTCATGCATTCCCCGCAGTTATTGAAGAAAATCAGAAGACATACCACGCAATCATTCGAGGCCGTTCCATCAAGTAAGGGAAGACGTCTGCCAATTTCTTCAGAAACCATTCGGGCGATCCAGAGTGCGCTCGCCGGGGTCGTCTCCGACCCAAAAGGAACCGCCAAGACATCCCGGTCGAAGCTGGTTTCGATGGGAGGGAAAACAGGAACCGCCCAGGTGGTTGCAAGACCGGAGGACGACAGCGAACTGCCTGCCCACCTCAATGATCATGCCTGGTTCGTGGCGTACGCCCCTGTGGACGATCCCGAAATCGCGGTAGTCGTCCTGGTAGAGAATGGCGGGCATGGTGGTTCCACGGCCGCCCCTCTTGCCCGAAAGATCATTGAGGCCTATTTTGGGGAACCCGAAGAGCCGATCACGACAGAAGACCCAAGATCGGCGATTGGATCTTGGGATAAACCGCCAAGTCGTCTGAAAGACAAGGCCAGAGGCCATAAGGACGACCGAAGCGTACTCACCCGTACGGTGAGGAGTCTGTTGACCGATAACGCAGTATTATCGGACGAATCGGCAGTTTCTAATTCCGCAATCGCGGAATTAGGGGAAGAAGACGCGCTTGATCTTGTTCGAAAGGAAGGGATGAATCAACAAGGAACACAATCGTGAGCGATCGCAGAATGATTGCGGGCTATGACTGGCTTTTTTTGATTGTTCTTTTTATTATCCTTGGATTGGGCGTTTTGTCCATCTACAGCGTAACCACCCTGCATGAAACGACCTCGACAGGTAGAACGCCCCTGTACATGAAACAAATCTATTGGATTATTCTTGGCTGGGTTGCCTTTCTGATCATGGCCTGGATCGATTATCACGAAATCATACGTTTTGCCTACCCGATCTATGCCGGAACCATTGTCATGCTGGCCTTGGTGCCGTTTATTGGACGCGTCGGAATGGGTGCACAACGCTGGATTCAGATCGGATCCCTCTCTTTTCAGCCATCAGAAGTCGCTAAAATCAGCATCCTGCTTGCCCTGGCAAAATACTTTTCCGACTATTATCCCAAAAAGGGACTCAACCTCAAAGAGCTTATGGTCCCGGCAGCCCTCCTCCTTCTCCCGATGGTCCTTATCTTAAAGCAGCCGGATCTCGGGACCGCGCTCTCCATTTCCTCAATCTTTTTCAGCATGCTCTTTGTTGTCGGACTCAAATCAAAATTTTTGATCAATTTTTCATTGTTGTCGGCAATGTTGTCTCCCTTTATCGGGCAACTGATCTGGAATCACCTGAAAGACTATCAAAAGAAGCGACTCTTGACCTTTATCAACCCGGCAAATGACCCGACGGGGACCGGATACCAGATCATTCAATCTAAGATTGCAATCGGTTCCGGAGGCCTTTCGGGAAAAGGCCTTTTTGGCGGTACACAGAGCCAGTTGCAGTTTCTTCCGGAAAGACACACCGATTTTATCTTTTCCGTGTTTGCGGAACAGTGGGGCTTCCTGGGGATTTTATTTTTATTCCTCTTATTCCTCTTCCTTTTTTCCTGGACCATTGAGATCGCAACAAGATCCAGAGATATTCTGGGTTCCCTGATTGTGGTCGGGGTCATCGGCCTGATCTCTTTTTATGTCCTGGTCAACATAGGCATGACACTCGGCGTTATGCCTGTTGTGGGTGTACCGCTTCCTCTCTTTAGCTACGGAGGAACAGCCATGGTTTCCACCATGGCTTTGCTAGGGCTCCTTTTAAATGTTAAATTAAGACGGTTTATGTTATTTTACTGACAGATGGAACCTCTAAATACGCTCTGAGGCTCCTTATTTTTTTATTTCCAGCATTGGGATTTGCATCTACTAATAGTGCCAACTGTCAAGTCCCCTGAAAGACAAGGCCAGATGCCAAAGGTCGATCGAGGCGTACCCCTGTACGCTGAGGAGACCTTTGGCCGATAACGCAGTATTCCAGGCGGATGGGTCTCGCGCCAGCTATCGGCGGTTGGAGTGCGGAAAGGGTTCGATGTCTCTTGAAATTATTATAAGCGCTGCCCGCGAAGAAACGCGGGTCGCCTTACTCGAAAACAAGGTCCTAACGGAGGTCTATTTTGATCGGAAGCGGGACCGGCGCATCATGGGAAATGTTTATAAGGGAAAGGTGGTCAAAGTCCTTCCCGGAATGCAGGCCGCCTTTGTCGATATCTCAACCGAAAAGGCCGCTTTCCTCTATGTCTCCGACGTGATGGATGTTAAGGCAAACACAGCAGGGCCAGCGGATCAGACTGAACTGGATGATGATGACAGCCTCGAACTCGAAGAAGGGGCGGAGGAACCCATCCCTGTTGTAAAGCGTTCGAAGAGAGGGACCACACGATCCATAGAAGAACTCCTTAAAGAAGGACAAGAGATTATGGTCCAGGTCTCGAAAGAGCCTATCGGAACAAAAGGTCCACGGGTCACGACCTACGTTTCTCTCCCGGGCCGCTATCTGGTCTACATGCCGACTGTGAATCATATCGGCATTTCAAGACGTATCCCAAAAGAAGAAGAACGGCAGCGCTTGAAGGATATGGTCCTGCGCCTCCGAAAACCCGGCTCAGGCTATATTGCGCGGACCGTGAGCGAAGGGATTACAGAGGAAGAATTTAAACAGGATATCGGCTTTCTGGAAGTTGTGTGGCAAAATATTCTCAAGAAGAAAGAGAAATTATCTGCCCCGGCATTGCTGCATACAGACCTTGATCTTATTTTTAGAACGGTCCGAGATCTCTTCACAAAAAAAGTCAGCCGCCTGGTCATCGACTCCAAACGTGATTACGAACATATCCGGGAATTTGTAGGGACCTATCTCCCCAGCCATCTCTCTCGTGTTGAGTTATGGGATAAAGACGAGGCGATTTTTGATGCCTATGGATTGGAGATGGAGATCTCCAAGGCGAAAAACCGGCGCGTCTGGCTGAAGTCCGGAGGCTACATTGTCATTGACCGAACCGAGGCCCTCACGGTCATCGACGTGAACACCGGGCGCTACGTTGGGAAAAGGGATCTTGAGGAAACGATCTTCAAGACCAATCTCGAAGCGGTGAAAGAAATCGCGTATCAAATGCGTCTCCGCAACATCGGGGGCATCATTATTATCGACCTGATCGACATGGAAAAGGAAAGAAATCGGGATAAAGTTTTCGGTGCCTTGCAGGATGCCGTCTCGAACGATAAAGCCCGAATGCATCTGCTGAAGATTTCTGACCTCGGCCTGGTTCAAATATCCAGAGAAAGGACACGGGAGGACCTGATCCGGGTACTCTGCGAGCCCTGTTCTTACTGCGAGGGACGGGGCTACACCAAGGCACCAATCACCATGTGCCATGAACTCTTTCGGGAAATTCGTCGGATCGGTTCTTCACCGCGGGACAAAAAGATCATTATCGGCGTCCATCCTGCTGTGGCCAACCTCCTGTACGACGAAGAACGTCACGGGGTCGAGGTCTTGGAACGGGAATACAGAAAGAAGATTATCATAAAGGCCGATTCAAATCTTCATCTCGAACAATACGACATTGTGATGTTGTAACTATTTTCCGCTCCCCGAAGGCGCTCGTCCCTTCTCCTAAGATCCGCGGTTGGATCTTGGGAAAAACCGCATAAGTCTCCTGAAAGACAAGGCCAGAGACCACGAGGCGATCGAGGCGTACTCATCTGTACGGTGAGGAGGTCGTTGGCCGATAACGCGGTCATGTCAGAAGAACCGGCGGTTCCTCATTCCGAAATCGCGGAATCAGGGCGCTGCCCCCCCTTGACAAAGAGATGAAATTTATATAAATTTCCCTCCGCAATCAATGAGACATAGGGCATCAAGAACTTGAAAAGTCCAACAAAAGAGATGATCAAAGTTTCACATCTGAGCAAACGTTATGGGGATATCGTCGCCATCGATGATGTCACTTTTTCGGTCGATCGCGGCGAGATTCTGGCTTTTCTGGGTCCGAACGGGGCCGGAAAAACCACAACAATGCGAATTCTCACCTGTTTTATGCCTGCAACGAGCGGGACAGCAACCGTGGCCGGCTTTGATATCTTCGAAGCGCCGATGGAGATCAAACGGCGCATCGGCTATCTGCCGGAGAACCCCCCTGTTTATCTGGAAATGACAGTTGTTGAATATCTCTGCTTTGTCGCAAAAATAAAGGGGCTTTCCGGAGGGAATATAAAGACCGGGCTCGATTCAGCCCTGGAAAAATGCGCCCTGGGCCATGTTTCGGGCCGGCTCATCGGAAATCTCTCCCGGGGTTATCGCCAACGGGTCGGCCTGGCCCAGGCCTTGATCCATAATCCCGATGTCCTCATTCTGGATGAGCCCACCGTCGGCCTTGATCCGAAACAGATCATTGAGATTCGCGAATTGATCAAGGAACTGGCCGGGGAACACACCATTATCCTGTCCACCCATATTCTGCCTGAGGCGACCGCCGTGGCTCAGAAGATTGTCATCATCAATCGCGGAAAAATCGTGGCGGTCGATTCACAGGAACGGCTCTCCGCGCAGGTTCGGAAATCAGAGAAGGTTTCCTTCCGGGTCCGCAGAAAGGAAGCCCTTGACCCCGAAAAGATCCTGGCCATTGCCGGTGTGTATCATCTTATTCCCCAGGACGCAGATGAAGGAGAGGGGGCATTCATCGTCGAATCCGAAATTGGCCGTGACATTCGAGAAGATCTTTCCAAAACAATCGTCACAAACGGATGGGGCCTCCTGGAGATGAAACCGCTTGTCATGAGCCTGGAAGAGGTTTTCCTCGAGTTGACGACACAAGAAAAAGAGGTGGAAGCCGCCGGTTTGTTATCAACTTCCAATCGCGCCCTTGAGGAAAATCGTGAAGGAAAATAAATGAGAAATATCCTGACCCTGGCCGGGAAAGAGCTAAGACTTTATTTCATCTCTCCAATTGCTTATGTCGTGGCAACGGTCTTTCTGGCTGTCTCGGATTACATCTTCTACAGTCAGGTGCGGTTCTATTCCGGCTTTTCGTTACAGGCGAGGCAGATGCAGGGGAATCTTCCCCAGTTGAACATCCATGATGCAATCTTTCGCCCGACTTTTCTCAACATGAGTGTCATCCTCCTCCTGATTATGCCGCTCCTCACGATGCGCCTCTTTGCCGAAGAGAAAAAAGGGCATACCTCAGAGCTCCTGATGACCTCTCCCCTCCGGATTTCGGAAATTGTTCTGGGAAAGTTTTTCGCGGTCTGGGGCGTCTATCTCCTTCTCTTGGTCCTGACCCTGCACATGCCATTAATCCTCTCAATCGTGACGGATATTTCGTGGAAACCGCTCTTCGCAAGCTACCTGGGTCTCTTCCTGATGGGAGGTGTCTTCCTTGCAATGGGACTCTTTGCCTCTGCCCTAACAGAAAACCAGATTATTGCAGCGGTCATCTCCTTCGGCATCCTCATCGGGCTTTGGCTGGTCGGCGTCTCCGCGCATAATACCGGAGAAACCCCTTTGGGCCAGGTCGCAAACTACCTCTCCCTGATGGGGCACCTCGATAATTTTGTAAAGGGGCTCATTGGAACAAAAGACCTGTGCTACTTTATCTCGATGACCGTCTTCGGTCTCTTTTTAACCCACCGTGTCGTGGAGTCACAACGTTGGACCTAAGGAAAACCATTACCGCTGTCATCGGCTTTGCAGGAGTCCTTTTTGGCCTGGCCGGTTTGTTTGTCTTCCTCATCTGGGGGAAACCGGTCTGGCTCTATACCACCCTCGAAATCCTGGCCGTACTCCATCTCTCCATCTTTCTGGTCACCCATTTCGAAATGCTCAAGGATTTCTCAACCCGCCGCTCAACAAAGTTCGGGACAAATTCTGCGCTCATGGTGACTCTTTTTATCGCCATCTTGACGATCATTAACTTTATCGTTGCCCGTCATGAAGTCCGTATCGACCTCTCCGACATGGGGGTCTTTTCTCTCTCCCCTCAAACAGAAAGCATCTTAAAGAACCTGGAGAAAGAGGTTAAAATTACGGCCTTTTTTGCGGAACAGAGCAAGGCAAAGGATCGGGCCAAGGATCTTTTTGATAATTACCGGAAGGGAACCAACAAAATAAAGATCGAAATTATTGATCCGGACAAAAAACCGGCGATTGCAAAACGCTACGGCATCACCGACTATGATACGGTCGTACTCGAGTCCGGGGACCAATCCGCCACGGCGCGGGCTATTACCGAGGAGGCCCTCACATCGGCCTTAATCCGGGTCAGCAGAGGGTCTCAAAAAAACCTCTACTTTGTCGAAGGACATGGAGAACATTCTATCGATGACACAGAGCGAGACGGATACTCCTTCTTGAAGGAAACCCTGGAGAAACAGGGATTTGCCGTGAAAAAACTTCTGCTTCTGTCTGAGCAAGCGGTTCCACAAGACGCGGACGTGGTCATCCTTCCCGGACCGCAGCGTCCCTTGGCCGAAGAAGAAAAGAAGGCCCTCAGCGATTACCTTGAAAAAGAGGGACGGCTCTTCGTCCTGGTCGATCCGATGGTAAAGTCTGACCTCGGCCCCTTCCTCTCTAAATGGGGGATCATTCTTGAAGAGGATATCATCCTCGATGCCACCTCCGGGTTCGGTGCTGCGATCCCGATTGTCAACCCGGGAGGATATCCACCACACCCCATGACCAATCAATTCAACCTGGCGACCTTCTACCCCCTGACGCGCTCCATCTCATTCGATCCCTCTAAAAGCGAGCACTTTCTTTTTGAACCCTTCCTTCAAACCGGACCGGACAGCTGGGCCACAAAAAACCTGGAAGGGGATCTCTCTATTGAACCGGGCCGAGACCGGAAAGGACCCATCATCATCGGTGGGGTGATCTCGGATAGGGAAACAAGTCCTCTGGAGGCCCTCCTCGAACCGGACCGCCCGGAGAAAAAAGATTTCCGCCTGGTGATCATCGGCGATGCCGGTTTCGGGACAAACAACCACGTTCGGGCCATGGGGAACGGCGATATCTTCCAGAATGTTGTCAGTTGGCTCGCCGAAGAAGGCGACCTGATATCGATCCGTCCACAGGAGATTGTAACGAGCACCCTCCTCTTGCGCCCCGATCAGATCAACATTATCCTCTATGTGTCCGTCCTGATTATCCCGTCGGGGATCCTCATGATCGGTCTCTTCGTCTGGCGGGGGAGGCGCCGGTTGTGAGGTTCAAGGCAACCGTGGTCCTCTCCTCTGTTCTTATCCTTCTTGGAATATACCTCCTGGCCATCGAACTCCCCCGGGAAGAAAAACAAAGCGCGGCCAAACGGGCCTCAGAACGGCTCTTTTCCTTTTCAAACCTTGAGATCACAAGGATACGAATTGAGAGCCAAAAAGGCATCTTTGAACTGGAGTACTTCCCCGAACACCCGGTATTTCCCTGGAGAATCTTCATGCCGGTCCCGACGATTGCAAACCAGGATATTGCGTCAAGGCTGGCCTCTGAACTGGTCCGCATGGGGTCCAGCCGTCTCATTGCGGAAGATCCCAGCGACTTAAAGGACTTCGGTCTCGATCCTCCAGCCTACACCGTCATTATCACCTACAACCAGACAAATACCGAAGTACTGGAAGTCGGCGTAGAAAATCTGACCGGCAGCGATGTTTATGTGAAACAGGGTTTGGGGACCGCGGTCTATCTCGTCCCGGTCGGAATCAAGCCTTTTCTCGACAAAGATTTGA
Proteins encoded in this region:
- the mreC gene encoding rod shape-determining protein MreC, giving the protein MVRRVNIYKRFLYLFLLLSVVIALLLPDFQRKPVAWLGATIGNAVYALQEGTHAVTTGVSGIWNGYFNLIDVEKENGQLHKTIEQLKGEMHMLREQAVLAERLQAFLEYKDESQVALILSTVIGRKPSHWDETIIIDKGTNAGVNKDMGVVTPQGVVGKVIKAWPAYAQVLLMTDRNSGIAALIQRTRDEGIVQGTAEGGVRLSYLPQFSEAKVGDVLLTSGLDGSFIKGLKIGVIESVTKKKEQQIFLQIKVLPEVNLDRLEEVFIIRQDTTPFSSDEPR
- the mreD gene encoding rod shape-determining protein MreD; its protein translation is MKWFTRIMVFLFFIPVQTLLLEPLKMGGVKPDLALLLAFMHGWAFGEMNGLFWGLALGGLMDLFSVGFLGVNLVLKGIIGLFAGLFGKTLINLPIWGNGLIIFILSHLHDLIGTLFLRGVGEDGFTMGILSQIFLRALYNGFLATALFYAFLKFKNRGGMSKYASTSSPPG
- the mrdA gene encoding penicillin-binding protein 2 encodes the protein MQAPHLPQVDNRGFQIRISLFFGLIAFALFLLLLRAWYLQIVQGEYYLELSENNRLRVIETPPPRGRIYDRNGSVLVNNPPSNNLYVVLGDMPAPEEIIPRLAKLIGMPPDEISDRLKKNKRDLFLPVKIKEDLTMREVAQIEGHRLDLPGVNIQSEFKRDAVYGALAAHLIGYVGEVTQKQLASGKYEDARGGSIIGQYGVEQTYDAILRGTRGRKRIEVDALGYERSVVEVTPPVQGDDIFLTLDLDVQRVAEEALAQRPGAIVAMDPRNGEILAMVSHPTFNPNMISRGISSKAWKALLEDTKRPLTNRVIHGQYPPASTYKIVMGAAILESKIASTMDKITCKGFIRFAGRTYRDWKWNGHGQVDLHRSLVESCDVYYYEMGAKLGVDTISQFSYTFGLGRPTGIELAYEKGGLIPTSEWKKRVYKERWFPGETLSISIGQGFVLTTPIQLAAMISAIAADGVMHSPQLLKKIRRHTTQSFEAVPSSKGRRLPISSETIRAIQSALAGVVSDPKGTAKTSRSKLVSMGGKTGTAQVVARPEDDSELPAHLNDHAWFVAYAPVDDPEIAVVVLVENGGHGGSTAAPLARKIIEAYFGEPEEPITTEDPRSAIGSWDKPPSRLKDKARGHKDDRSVLTRTVRSLLTDNAVLSDESAVSNSAIAELGEEDALDLVRKEGMNQQGTQS
- the rodA gene encoding rod shape-determining protein RodA → MVSDRRMIAGYDWLFLIVLFIILGLGVLSIYSVTTLHETTSTGRTPLYMKQIYWIILGWVAFLIMAWIDYHEIIRFAYPIYAGTIVMLALVPFIGRVGMGAQRWIQIGSLSFQPSEVAKISILLALAKYFSDYYPKKGLNLKELMVPAALLLLPMVLILKQPDLGTALSISSIFFSMLFVVGLKSKFLINFSLLSAMLSPFIGQLIWNHLKDYQKKRLLTFINPANDPTGTGYQIIQSKIAIGSGGLSGKGLFGGTQSQLQFLPERHTDFIFSVFAEQWGFLGILFLFLLFLFLFSWTIEIATRSRDILGSLIVVGVIGLISFYVLVNIGMTLGVMPVVGVPLPLFSYGGTAMVSTMALLGLLLNVKLRRFMLFY
- a CDS encoding Rne/Rng family ribonuclease: MSLEIIISAAREETRVALLENKVLTEVYFDRKRDRRIMGNVYKGKVVKVLPGMQAAFVDISTEKAAFLYVSDVMDVKANTAGPADQTELDDDDSLELEEGAEEPIPVVKRSKRGTTRSIEELLKEGQEIMVQVSKEPIGTKGPRVTTYVSLPGRYLVYMPTVNHIGISRRIPKEEERQRLKDMVLRLRKPGSGYIARTVSEGITEEEFKQDIGFLEVVWQNILKKKEKLSAPALLHTDLDLIFRTVRDLFTKKVSRLVIDSKRDYEHIREFVGTYLPSHLSRVELWDKDEAIFDAYGLEMEISKAKNRRVWLKSGGYIVIDRTEALTVIDVNTGRYVGKRDLEETIFKTNLEAVKEIAYQMRLRNIGGIIIIDLIDMEKERNRDKVFGALQDAVSNDKARMHLLKISDLGLVQISRERTREDLIRVLCEPCSYCEGRGYTKAPITMCHELFREIRRIGSSPRDKKIIIGVHPAVANLLYDEERHGVEVLEREYRKKIIIKADSNLHLEQYDIVML
- a CDS encoding ATP-binding cassette domain-containing protein; translation: MIKVSHLSKRYGDIVAIDDVTFSVDRGEILAFLGPNGAGKTTTMRILTCFMPATSGTATVAGFDIFEAPMEIKRRIGYLPENPPVYLEMTVVEYLCFVAKIKGLSGGNIKTGLDSALEKCALGHVSGRLIGNLSRGYRQRVGLAQALIHNPDVLILDEPTVGLDPKQIIEIRELIKELAGEHTIILSTHILPEATAVAQKIVIINRGKIVAVDSQERLSAQVRKSEKVSFRVRRKEALDPEKILAIAGVYHLIPQDADEGEGAFIVESEIGRDIREDLSKTIVTNGWGLLEMKPLVMSLEEVFLELTTQEKEVEAAGLLSTSNRALEENREGK